From a single Pseudophryne corroboree isolate aPseCor3 chromosome 6, aPseCor3.hap2, whole genome shotgun sequence genomic region:
- the PPP2CA gene encoding serine/threonine-protein phosphatase 2A catalytic subunit alpha isoform, with the protein MDEKPFTKELDQWIEQLNECKQLTESQVKTLCEKAKEILTKESNVQEVRCPVTVCGDVHGQFHDLMELFRIGGKSPDTNYLFMGDYVDRGYYSVETVTLLVALKVRYRERITILRGNHESRQITQVYGFYDECLRKYGNANVWKYFTDLFDYLPLTALVDGQIFCLHGGLSPSIDTLDHIRALDRLQEVPHEGPMCDLLWSDPDDRGGWGISPRGAGYTFGQDISETFNHANGLTLVSRAHQLVMEGYNWCHERNVVTIFSAPNYCYRCGNQAAIMELDDTLKYSFLQFDPAPRRGEPHVTRRTPDYFL; encoded by the exons ATGGACGAAAAGCCCTTCACTAAGGAGCTGGATCAGTGGATCGAGCAGCTGAACGAGTGCAAGCAGCTGACCGAGAGCCAGGTCAAGACGCTGTGCGAGAAG GCAAAAGAAATCTTGACAAAAGAATCAAACGTCCAAGAAGTACGATGTCCGGTCACAGTGTGCGGAGACGTTCACGGCCAGTTTCACGACCTCATGGAATTGTTCCGAATCGGAGGCAAATCGCCAGATACAAACTATTTATTCATGGGAGATTATGTGGACAGAGGTTATTACTCAGTAGAAACCGTAACACTACTAGTTGCACTGAAG GTGCGTTATCGGGAACGTATCACCATTCTAAGAGGCAATCACGAAAGCAGACAGATTACACAAGTATATGGGTTTTATGATGAATGTTTGAGAAAGTATGGAAACGCAAATGTATGGAAGTACTTCACCGACCTATTCGATTACCTTCCGTTAACTGCCTTAGTGGATGGACAG ATATTCTGTTTACATGGCGGATTGTCACCTTCAATAGATACACTGGATCATATCCGGGCACTTGATCGCCTACAAGAAGTTCCACATGAG GGTCCAATGTGCGACTTGTTGTGGTCTGACCCAGACGACCGTGGTGGCTGGGGTATTTCTCCTAGAGGTGCTGGTTACACATTTGGACAAGACATCTCTGAAACTTTCAACCATGCCAATGGCCTTACCTTGGTTTCTAGAGCCCATCAGTTGGTGATGGAG GGATACAACTGGTGCCATGAACGGAATGTAGTCACAATTTTTAGTGCTCCAAACTACTGTTACCGCTGTGGTAATCAAGCTGCAATAATGGAACTTGATGACACTCTGAAATATTCCTT CTTGCAGTTTGACCCAGCACCGCGTAGAGGAGAACCACACGTGACCCGCCGCACCCCAGATTACTTCCTCTAA